DNA sequence from the Chloroherpetonaceae bacterium genome:
ATCAGCCGCTGAGCAGCAATGTGAAGATAGCGGTTGATGCGGTGGGCAACTATCGCTACGCGGATGTGTCGGTGGTGGAGAGGGAGACGCTGGCGCTTGGAAGCGATATGCTTCACGATGCGGTTGTGATTTTTGAGGTCTTGTCGCCTTCAACGGCGGCTCTGGATAGGGAGACGAAGTTCAAGGAGTATCAAACTTTGCCGTCTTTGAAAGAGTATGTCTTGGTTTCAGCGGAGAAAGTGCAGGTGGAGCTTTTTCGGCGCAGGAGTCGCAACGAGTGGGATTGTGTCGTCTTGGATGACAAGGCGATGAAGTTGGAACTGCAATCCGTTGGCGCAACGCTCTCGC
Encoded proteins:
- a CDS encoding Uma2 family endonuclease; protein product: RHSQERYEYVNGELVEVEVATAIHETLVNAIGALLFFALRGTRYQPLSSNVKIAVDAVGNYRYADVSVVERETLALGSDMLHDAVVIFEVLSPSTAALDRETKFKEYQTLPSLKEYVLVSAEKVQVELFRRRSRNEWDCVVLDDKAMKLELQSVGATLSLADIYEGTKL